The Chlorocebus sabaeus isolate Y175 chromosome 1, mChlSab1.0.hap1, whole genome shotgun sequence genome includes a region encoding these proteins:
- the GLYAT gene encoding glycine N-acyltransferase, with translation MMLPLQGAQMLQMLEKSLRKSLPASLKVYGTVFHINHGNPFNLKAVVDKWPDFNTVVVCPQEQDMTDDLDHYTNTYQIYSKDLQNCQEFLGSPELINWKQHLQIQSSQPSLNETIQNLAAIKSFKVKHTQCILYMASETAKELAPFLLESKTLSPSGGKPKAINQEMFKLSSMDVNYAHLVNKFWYFGGNERSQRFIERCIQTFPTSCLLGPEGTPVCWNLMDYTGEMRMAGTLPEYRFQGLVTYVIYHHAQNLAKLGFPVYSHVDYSNEAMQKMSYQLQHVPIPRSWNQWNCVPL, from the exons ATGATGTTACCATTACAAGGTGCCCAGATGCTGCAGATGCTGGAGAAATCCTTGAGGAAGAGCCTCCCAGCATCCTTAAAG GTTTATGGAACCGTCTTTCACATAAACCATGGAAATCCGTTTAATCTGAAGGCTGTGGTGGACAAGTGGCCTGATTTTAATACAGTGGTTGTCTGCCCTCAGGAGCAG GATATGACAGATGACCTTGATCACTATACCAATACTTACCAAATCTACTCCAAAGACCTCCAAAACTGTCAGGAATTTCTTGGATCACCAGAACTCATCAATTGGAAACAGCATTTACAGATTCAAA GTTCACAGCCTAGCCTGAATGAGACTATACAAAATCTTGCAGCCATTAAGTCCTTCAAAGTCAAACACACACAATGCATTCTCTATATGGCATCCGAAACAGCCAAGGAACTGGCTCCTTTCCTGCTGGAATCAAAGACATTATCTCCCAGTGGTGGCAAACCCAAGGCCAT CAACCAAGAGATGTTTAAACTCTCATCCATGGATGTTAACTATGCTCACTTGGTGAATAAATTCTGGTATTTTGGTGGTAATGAGAGGAGCCAGAGATTCATTGAGCGCTGCATTCAGACCTTTCCCACCAGCTGTCTCTTGGGGCCTGAGGGAACCCCTGTGTGCTGGAATCTAATGGACTACACTGGAGAGATGAGAATGGCAGGCACCTTGCCTGAATACCGGTTCCAGGGTCTTGTGACTTATGTCATCTATCACCACGCCCAGAATTTGGCCAAACTTGGCTTTCCTGTCTATTCTCATGTAGACTACAGCAATGAAGCTATGCAAAAAATGAGTTACCAACTGCAACATGTTCCCATTCCCAGAAGCTGGAACCAGTGGAACTGTGTGCCTCTGTGA